The following is a genomic window from Deinococcus reticulitermitis.
TGCGTCGCGATGGCGCTCGCCCGTTCCTGCCTGACCTGTTCGTAAGTCGCCAGGGCTTCTGGACTGTTCCCGTAGCGGTCGAGACACTGTGCCAGCACCACCGCGTCTTCAATCCCCATCCCTGCGCCCTGGCCCAAATTCGGTGTCATCGCGTGTGCCGCGTCACCGATCAGGGCCATATTCGGGGCACGCCAGAGGTGGGTTCTCAGTTCATAGATATCCGTCTGAATGACGCCCGAATCCGCATTTAGGATCTCCAGAACTGCCCCAACGGGAGCAGGAAAGCTCTGGAACAGTTTACGCAGCAAAGGTGCCCGCCCGGCCTCAGCTACGACCTGCCCAGCCGGCTGATTGAGTGTGGCGAACACGTACAGTTGCCCTCCACCAATCGGTATCAGACCGATACGTCGTCCGGTCCCCCAGAACTCGGTGGGATCGGTCAGAGCCGGTGTATTGGGGGTCACGAAGCGCCAGCTGGTATAGCCGCTATAAACAGGACGCGGCGCTCCCGGCAGACTCGCCCTGACCCGCGAGCGCAGGCCGTCCGCTGCGATCACTAAGGCATACTCGCGCTTTTCCCCGGGCAACTGTACCTGTACGCGTCCAGGACGCCATTCCAGACCCTGGACTTCCTGACCGTAGCCGACATCAAGGTCTTGGCTCAGGAGGTCATGCAACTCGGCGCGGTGAAGGGCCACCGAGACGCCGTAGGGTTGCAGGGCACTCAAATCGAGGCGCTGCAAGGCATTGCCCCGCTGACTCCTGATCCAGCCCATTTCGGAGATATGTCCTCTGGCCCTGATGGCCTCAGCGAAACCCAGGTCGTCCAGTAGTCGCGTCGCGTTGACCGTCAGCGAAAGGCCCGCTCCAACAGGGGCTGGTTCTGGAGCGCGCTCGACCAGATCGAATGCCACGCTCTTTTGTTTGAGTGCCTGTGCCAGCGTCAGGCCAGCAATGCCGGCCCCCACGATCAAAATATTCGGTGTCATGCTCGGTGCACCTCCATCAGCCAAATGAACTGCCTCTCTAGGGTGCTTTCGATTTCACTCAGCGGCAGGGCGCCGCACGACCAGCCCTGTAAGGCCGTCTGATAAAGCGCGAACACGGTTTGGGCGAGCAGTTCAGCGTCGGTGCCCTCTTTCAGTTCTCCTGAACGGCACCGCGCTTCTATGAGTTGCGAAAGCAGCGCCAGAAAGGCCTGCGCCTGCCGCGTTTCCTGTTCTTGCCAGCGATTTTTGCCGTAGAGGAATTCCCTGAAAA
Proteins encoded in this region:
- a CDS encoding FAD-dependent monooxygenase, with amino-acid sequence MTPNILIVGAGIAGLTLAQALKQKSVAFDLVERAPEPAPVGAGLSLTVNATRLLDDLGFAEAIRARGHISEMGWIRSQRGNALQRLDLSALQPYGVSVALHRAELHDLLSQDLDVGYGQEVQGLEWRPGRVQVQLPGEKREYALVIAADGLRSRVRASLPGAPRPVYSGYTSWRFVTPNTPALTDPTEFWGTGRRIGLIPIGGGQLYVFATLNQPAGQVVAEAGRAPLLRKLFQSFPAPVGAVLEILNADSGVIQTDIYELRTHLWRAPNMALIGDAAHAMTPNLGQGAGMGIEDAVVLAQCLDRYGNSPEALATYEQVRQERASAIATQSRWLGVMGQLEANLLIHLRNEAMRRTPQAVTQKNVWNMMVTRAPVLKG